The following proteins are encoded in a genomic region of Methylobacterium tardum:
- a CDS encoding DUF1839 family protein: MTAALRLPSGLAPAAPYVPHPLHDPGRDWPETNCYVDLWIELLHGRGLAPEAMLGFTLRQDFEGDQFTFFKPPPGDIERLYGLEVLELAVYRDLEAHALMQVGAGRPVLVEVDAIHLPDTHGTTYGRDHGKTTIGILALDPAAGELDYLHNAGRFRLSGADYAGIFGPATLPPYAEFVKAVAEPLAAVDLPAAALDLLVRHRARAPRQNPVLAFRDALAATAEGLVCRPLSVFHAYAFNTTRQLGANFEMLASHLAWLGESGAGDFAPAAEAAADLSREAKAFQFQLARAFHRRSAAGLAPRLDRPAETYARVFALLDRALGR; the protein is encoded by the coding sequence GTGACCGCCGCCCTTCGCCTGCCGTCGGGGCTCGCGCCGGCGGCGCCCTACGTGCCGCACCCGCTGCACGATCCCGGCCGGGACTGGCCCGAGACGAACTGCTACGTCGACCTCTGGATCGAGCTGCTGCACGGCCGCGGACTCGCGCCGGAGGCGATGCTGGGCTTCACCCTGCGGCAGGATTTCGAGGGCGACCAGTTCACCTTCTTCAAGCCGCCGCCCGGAGACATCGAGCGCCTGTACGGGCTCGAGGTCCTGGAACTCGCGGTCTACCGGGACCTCGAGGCCCACGCCCTGATGCAGGTCGGCGCGGGCCGGCCGGTCCTGGTCGAGGTCGACGCGATCCACCTGCCCGACACGCACGGGACGACCTACGGTCGGGACCACGGCAAGACGACGATCGGCATCCTGGCGCTCGATCCGGCCGCCGGAGAGCTGGATTACCTCCACAATGCCGGCCGTTTCCGGCTCTCGGGCGCGGATTACGCCGGGATCTTCGGCCCCGCCACGCTGCCGCCCTACGCCGAGTTCGTGAAGGCGGTCGCCGAACCCCTCGCGGCCGTCGACCTGCCGGCCGCGGCCCTCGACCTTCTCGTCCGGCACCGCGCCCGCGCACCCCGGCAGAACCCGGTCCTGGCCTTCCGCGACGCCCTCGCCGCCACGGCCGAGGGGCTAGTCTGCCGGCCGCTCAGCGTGTTCCACGCCTACGCGTTCAACACGACCCGCCAGCTCGGTGCGAATTTCGAGATGCTCGCAAGCCACCTCGCGTGGCTCGGGGAAAGCGGCGCCGGCGATTTCGCACCCGCCGCCGAGGCCGCCGCCGACCTGAGCCGCGAGGCCAAGGCGTTCCAGTTCCAGCTCGCGCGGGCCTTCCACCGCCGCAGCGCCGCAGGGCTGGCGCCGCGCCTCGATCGCCCCGCCGAGACCTACGCCCGCGTGTTCGCGCTGCTCGACCGGGCACTCGGCCGCTAG
- a CDS encoding amino acid--[acyl-carrier-protein] ligase — MESFSSPHSDVLLEDAPAGGPTFLDRLFDHGLLIRTGVDGLYGRSGAFESVADALDRLITRIGAADGAEVMRFPPGMSRPAFERSGYLKGFPNLAGTVHSFCGDSAGHAEILACVEAGQDWTGQQEATDVVLTPAACYPLYPVAAARGPLPAEGRLFDLQSYCFRREPSLEPTRMQLFRMREYVRMGSPEQVLAFRESWLERGTAMMRDLGLPLAIDAANDPFFGRAGRMLANNQRAQGLKFELNVPVNSVEKPTACLSFNYHQDHFGSTWELRQADGGVAHTACVGFGLERITLALLRHHGLDLAAWPEAVRTALWG; from the coding sequence ATGGAATCGTTTTCCTCTCCCCACAGCGATGTCCTGCTCGAGGACGCGCCGGCCGGCGGTCCGACCTTCCTCGACCGCCTGTTCGATCACGGCCTTCTGATCCGCACCGGGGTCGACGGGCTCTACGGCCGCAGCGGCGCCTTCGAGAGCGTCGCCGACGCCCTCGACCGGCTGATCACCCGGATCGGCGCTGCGGACGGCGCCGAGGTGATGCGCTTTCCGCCGGGCATGAGCCGGCCGGCCTTCGAGCGGAGCGGCTATCTCAAGGGTTTCCCGAACCTCGCGGGCACCGTCCACAGCTTCTGCGGCGATTCCGCGGGCCATGCCGAGATCCTCGCCTGCGTCGAGGCCGGGCAGGACTGGACGGGCCAGCAGGAGGCCACCGACGTCGTGCTGACGCCGGCCGCCTGCTACCCCCTGTATCCCGTCGCGGCCGCCCGGGGACCGCTCCCGGCCGAGGGGCGCCTGTTCGACCTGCAATCCTACTGCTTCCGGCGCGAGCCATCGCTGGAGCCGACCCGGATGCAGCTGTTCCGGATGCGCGAATACGTGCGCATGGGCAGTCCCGAGCAGGTTCTGGCCTTCCGGGAATCCTGGCTGGAGCGCGGCACCGCGATGATGCGCGACCTCGGCCTGCCGCTGGCCATCGACGCCGCCAACGACCCGTTCTTCGGCCGGGCCGGCCGGATGCTCGCAAACAACCAGCGGGCGCAGGGTCTGAAGTTCGAGCTGAACGTCCCGGTCAACAGCGTCGAGAAGCCGACCGCCTGCCTCAGCTTCAACTACCACCAGGACCATTTCGGCAGCACCTGGGAGCTGCGTCAGGCCGATGGCGGCGTCGCCCACACGGCCTGCGTCGGCTTCGGCCTGGAGCGGATCACCCTGGCGCTGCTGCGGCATCACGGCCTCGACCTCGCCGCCTGGCCCGAGGCGGTGCGCACCGCGCTGTGGGGCTGA